The following are encoded in a window of Haliaeetus albicilla chromosome 1, bHalAlb1.1, whole genome shotgun sequence genomic DNA:
- the ADRA2C gene encoding alpha-2C adrenergic receptor produces MDLLVVVNASLGSSNESLALPPSSPSSSALLQPPSPYSPAAVASLAAVVGFLIVFTIVGNVLVVIAVLTSRALRAPQNLFLVSLASADILVATLVMPFSLANELMNYWYFGKAWCNIYLALDVLFCTSSIVHLCAISLDRYWSVTQAVEYNLKRTPRRIKAIILTVWLISAVISFPPLISMYRDPEGDGFPQCKLNDETWYILSSCIGSFFAPCLIMVLVYIRIYRVAKLRTRTLSEKRTMPEGSSQTENGLSRAAGGCTSLRMQLGENGHYSVHHWRKASELEDIELEESSTSESRRRRSREEHPRKSSKSQSFSYSYSSKHSSSRLSRSSNRSMQFFSYRRRRKRSSICRKKVTQAREKRFTFVLAVVMGVFVVCWFPFFFSYSLYGICREACEVPETLFKFFFWIGYCNSSLNPVIYTIFNQDFRRSFKHILFKKKKKNFRH; encoded by the coding sequence ATGGATCTGCTGGTGGTGGTGAACGCGAGCCTGGGCTCCTCCAACGAGTCCCTGGCGCTGCCCCCCTCGTCGCCGTCCTCCTCGGCCCTCCTGCAGCCGCCCTCCCCCTACTCCCCGGCGGCCGTGGCCAGCCTGGCGGCGGTGGTGGGCTTCCTCATCGTCTTCACCATCGTGGGCAACGTGCTGGTGGTGATAGCCGTGCTCACCAGCCGGGCGCTGAGAGCCCCCCAGAACCTCTTCCTGGTGTCCCTGGCCAGCGCGGACATCCTGGTGGCTACCCTGGTCATGCCTTTCTCCCTAGCCAACGAGCTTATGAATTACTGGTACTTCGGCAAGGCTTGGTGTAACATTTACCTGGCGCTGGACGTGCTCTTCTGCACCTCCTCCATCGTCCACCTGTGCGCCATCAGCCTTGACAGGTATTGGTCGGTCACGCAGGCGGTGGAGTACAACCTCAAACGGACCCCCCGGCGGATCAAGGCCATCATCCTCACTGTCTGGCTCATTTCAGCTGTCATCTCCTTCCCGCCATTGATCTCCATGTACCGGGACCCCGAGGGAGATGGCTTTCCCCAGTGCAAGCTCAATGACGAGACATGGTACATCCTTTCTTCTTGCATCGGCTCTTTCTTTGCCCCCTGCCTCATCATGGTGTTGGTCTATATCCGCATCTACCGCGTGGCCAAGCTAAGGACCAGGACCCTCTCTGAGAAGCGTACGATGCCAGAGGGGTCCTCCCAGACTGAGAATGGCTTGAGCCGCGCTGCTGGCGGCTGCACGTCCCTGAGGATGCAGCTGGGAGAGAACGGACATTATTCGGTGCACCACTGGCGCAAAGCCTCTGAGCTGGAGGACATCgagctggaggagagcagcaCCTCAGAGAGCAGACGGAGGCGGAGCCGGGAGGAGCATCCCCGCAAAAGCAGCAAGAGCCAGTCCTTCTCCTACTCATATTCCTCCAAGCACTCTAGTAGCCGTCTGTCCCGCTCTAGCAATCGCTCCATGCAGTTCTTCTCATATCGCCGTCGCCGGAAGCGTAGCAGCATCTGCCGTAAGAAAGTCACCCAGGCCCGGGAGAAACGCTTCACTTTTGTGCTGGCCGTGGTCATGGGGGTCTTTGTAGTTTGCTGgttccctttcttcttcagctACAGCCTCTATGGTATTTGCCGGGAGGCATGTGAGGTCCCTGAGACTCTCTTCAAGTTCTTCTTCTGGATTGGGTATTGCAATAGCTCCCTCAACCCGGTCATCTACACCATCTTCAACCAGGACTTCCGCAGGTCCTTTAAACACATTCTCtttaagaagaagaagaagaactTCCGGCATTGA